The Zingiber officinale cultivar Zhangliang chromosome 9A, Zo_v1.1, whole genome shotgun sequence genome window below encodes:
- the LOC122021451 gene encoding phenolic glucoside malonyltransferase 1-like, whose amino-acid sequence MSSTSSPELRIIGRYQVSPPPGTVDDSALSLAYFDLMWLHAGSVERIFFYPLAVSVSHFIDSVVPTLKSSLSAALRHFYPLAGKILSSAASSDGYEIHYADGDSVPFTVAEYSGDFDDFSGDYPRPVNDLLPLLPELPPSSTDGDGLRVLALQATLFPECGVAVGVTVHHAACDGSSSIRFISAWAAACAGAGVVVPPVIDRTVITDPDDIYSVFYNGFVKGQSIRSMGHQKAPPDAVLQSFTIGKNHIQKLKELVTQSGDLSFRCSTVVVAFAYVWVCHVKARLTEISNKRIFMAFAADCRPRLKPPIPAGFFGNCISACVVEAKAWVLTNENGVVAAARLIGEAIEVFKDNPLKVAKELPELFKTLSEADSLSVAGSPMFKVYDVNFGWGKPKKVEITSIVKTGAISVAESRQEEGGVEIGLVRPKAEMQLFEKHFYDGLKMFE is encoded by the coding sequence ATGTCATCGACCTCGTCGCCGGAGCTCCGGATTATCGGGAGGTATCAAGTCTCTCCGCCTCCAGGAACAGTGGACGACTCCGCCTTGTCCCTCGCCTACTTCGATTTGATGTGGCTGCATGCCGGATCGGTCGAACGTATCTTCTTTTACCCCCTCGCCGTCTCCGTCTCCCACTTCATCGATTCCGTCGTACCCACCCTCAAGTCCTCTCTCTCCGCCGCTCTCCGCCACTTCTACCCACTCGCCGGCAAGATCCTCAGCTCCGCCGCCAGCTCCGACGGATACGAAATTCACTACGCTGACGGCGACTCTGTTCCCTTCACTGTCGCCGAGTACAGCGGCGACTTCGACGACTTCTCTGGAGACTACCCCCGACCGGTGAACGACTTGCTTCCCCTGCTTCCTGAGCTCCCCCCATCCAGTACGGACGGCGACGGCCTCCGGGTGCTGGCCTTGCAGGCCACTCTCTTCCCTGAGTGCGGCGTCGCGGTAGGCGTCACCGTGCACCACGCCGCCTGCGATGGATCGAGCTCGATTCGGTTTATTTCCGCGTGGGCCGCCGCATGCGCAGGAGCCGGAGTGGTGGTGCCTCCGGTGATCGACAGAACTGTGATTACCGACCCCGACGATATCTACTCGGTGTTTTACAACGGGTTTGTGAAGGGGCAATCGATCCGGTCTATGGGGCACCAGAAAGCGCCGCCGGACGCCGTCCTTCAATCCTTCACCATCGGTAAAAATCACATTCAGAAATTGAAAGAGTTGGTGACGCAAAGCGGCGACCTTTCTTTTCGCTGCTCCACTGTGGTCGTGGCCTTCGCCTACGTGTGGGTTTGCCACGTCAAAGCACGGCTGACTGAAATAAGTAACAAGCGCATCTTCATGGCATTCGCGGCCGACTGCAGGCCAAGGCTGAAGCCGCCGATCCCGGCCGGGTTCTTCGGGAACTGCATCAGCGCTTGCGTCGTGGAGGCAAAGGCCTGGGTTCTCACGAACGAAAACGGAGTGGTGGCGGCTGCGAGGTTAATCGGGGAAGCGATCGAGGTGTTCAAAGATAATCCTTTAAAGGTCGCCAAAGAGTTGCCGGAACTCTTCAAGACTCTGAGTGAAGCGGACTCGTTAAGCGTCGCCGGATCGCCGATGTTCAAGGTGTACGATGTGAATTTCGGATGGGGGAAGCCGAAGAAGGTGGAGATAACGTCGATCGTAAAGACCGGTGCCATTTCTGTGGCGGAGAGCAGGCAGGAGGAAGGCGGCGTGGAGATCGGGCTGGTGAGGCCCAAGGCGGAGATGCAGCTATTCGAGAAGCACTTCTACGACGGACTCAAAATGTTTGAGTGA